DNA from Polycladomyces zharkentensis:
ACCGACCGGCATCCTGCACTGCATGCAAAGCCCCGACGGCCATTTCATCACTGCAGGCAAATACAGCGGTAGGCGGTTGTTCGCTTTCCAGAAGACTGCGCATCGCTTCCAAACCGGAGCGGTAACGATAGTCACCGATACGAACCCATTCCTCTTGGAAGGGTAAGCCATTCTCCTCCAATGCCTGTTTGTAGCCCAAATAACGGGAATAACCGTTGACCGGATCGGTCAGCGGGCCGCCGATCAAACCGATGCGTTCGTTTCCCTCCCGAATCAGCGCCGTTGTGGCTTCCTTGGCAGCCTGTACCTGATCGATGACCACAGACGGGCGGTCACCGACAGGATCTTGCGTTCCCGCCAATACGATGGGCACATGCGCTTCGGCAAAAACCTGCCGATGTTCTTCTGTCACTTCACCGCCGAGGAACAGCAAACCGTCCACCTGTTTCTCCAAAAACGTCTCAATCAGCTGCAATTCTTTGTCCTTTTTGTTGTCCGAGTTACTCAGGATGATGTTGTAGTGATACATGTTGGCAATATCCTCAATGCCCCGCGTCAACTCGGCAAAAAATGCGTTGGATATGTCGGGGATGATCACCCCTACGGTTGTCGTCCGTTTGCTGGCCAACCCCCGCGCGACTGCGTTGGGCCGATATCCCAGCTTACGAATCGTTTCCAACACCTTTTTTCTTGTAGCTGGTTTCACATTGGGATTTCCATTGACCACACGCGAAACCGTTGCCATGGATACACCGGCTTCCCGTGCCACATCATAAATGGTAATTGCTTCTCGTTTCTTCCCCATTGTTATCTTCCACACCCAATTTACAATTTTTTCACGTTCCGTTTATCCAATATCTCCGCTTGGGAGCGGTTTCCTTTCGATGGAAACCGTCCCATTCATGGTGATGCCCTCTATCTTAAGATAATATTTTACCACAGGATCTCCCGCATTTTCACAGAATCCTGCAAGTTTCCTCATTATCTTATCCGAAAATCAAAAAAAGAACCGGTGTCACCTCGGCTCTTTTCAGGAGCCAGACAACTGCAGCACATAAGGCAAGGTTTCCCCCGTCACGC
Protein-coding regions in this window:
- the ccpA gene encoding catabolite control protein A, with protein sequence MGKKREAITIYDVAREAGVSMATVSRVVNGNPNVKPATRKKVLETIRKLGYRPNAVARGLASKRTTTVGVIIPDISNAFFAELTRGIEDIANMYHYNIILSNSDNKKDKELQLIETFLEKQVDGLLFLGGEVTEEHRQVFAEAHVPIVLAGTQDPVGDRPSVVIDQVQAAKEATTALIREGNERIGLIGGPLTDPVNGYSRYLGYKQALEENGLPFQEEWVRIGDYRYRSGLEAMRSLLESEQPPTAVFACSDEMAVGALHAVQDAGRSVPEDISIIGFDDIPLATQVRPLLSTVAVPMYDIGAVAMRLLTKYMNDEPVESARVVLQYRLELRDSTRIQEL